A region of Lycium barbarum isolate Lr01 chromosome 3, ASM1917538v2, whole genome shotgun sequence DNA encodes the following proteins:
- the LOC132631188 gene encoding uncharacterized protein LOC132631188, which yields MMLAREIWISILLICTTIAKAQNITQCASSCGAVHEISFPFRLKADPLNCGDSRFELDCQNNRTVISLNPRRYYVLEINYHVFLIRAIDPGLKHQTRNCTSFPDYFDTSVPRTSTFGRALTAEYHYLKSTSGAAVIIEYHERNIPIINVNCLAPVNSLRYVETTYCGSQHKTPFLNTSQSHSCFAIGQDMSISDLAEKCSWEMVAWASAHGLSGDNTSLSDIHAALTYGYELSWKRAFLCRECEGYCFAEGGGFICHRCKDNSGVNLCIPCKSTFISSFTMFKWNPFSNVLFYKIHP from the coding sequence ATGATGTTGGCAAGAGAAATCTGGATTTCTATTCTTTTAATCTGCACAACGATTGCCAAAGCCCAAAACATTACTCAGTGTGCTTCTTCTTGTGGTGCTGTTCATGAGATCAGCTTTCCTTTTAGATTGAAAGCAGATCCCCTGAATTGTGGAGATTCCAGGTTTGAGCTTGATTGCCAGAACAATCGTACTGTCATAAGTTTGAACCCGAGAAGATATTACGTGCTAGAAATCAACTATCATGTATTCTTGATCAGAGCAATTGACCCTGGTTTGAAGCATCAGACGAGGAACTGTACTTCTTTTCCTGATTACTTTGACACATCTGTTCCTCGTACCTCAACATTTGGTAGAGCTTTAACTGCTGAATATCATTATCTGAAGTCAACTTCTGGTGCTGCTGTAATTATTGAATATCATGAGAGGAACATTCCCATAATCAATGTCAATTGTTTAGCTCCTGTAAATTCCTTGCGCTATGTGGAGACTACCTACTGTGGTTCACAACACAAGACTCCTTTCCTGAATACTTCACAAAGTCATAGTTGTTTCGCCATTGGACAGGACATGTCAATTTCGGATTTGGCTGAGAAATGCAGCTGGGAAATGGTGGCCTGGGCCTCAGCACATGGTCTTTCAGGGGACAATACTTCTCTATCGGACATTCATGCAGCCTTGACATACGGGTATGAGCTATCTTGGAAGCGTGCCTTCTTGTGTAGAGAATGTGAAGGCTATTGTTTTGCGGAAGGCGGTGGCTTTATTTGCCATCGCTGCAAGGACAACTCTGGGGTGAATCTCTGCATACCTTGTAAGTCTACATTCATTTCGAGTTTCACTATGTTCAAGTGGAATCCCTTTTCAAATGTTCTATTTTACAAAATTCATCCCTGA